The proteins below come from a single Panicum hallii strain FIL2 chromosome 7, PHallii_v3.1, whole genome shotgun sequence genomic window:
- the LOC112900140 gene encoding gametogenetin-like encodes MEEKAADATAAAEAVVAVADQDGTVYCSEHPYPPGATAAAGAGAGGICAFCLQEKLGMLVSSSKSSPFHPPPPPASASASSTPPPSNRASSEAPLPLYPPAAASRKVMPAQGAGAGLKRSKSVAPRPEEPLPPPAPSAITADSPRKKSFWSFLHLSSSSGSHKSASSAASSANGGGGGAAVARRNSVSVASASSAALGARLEAIVEPESPGRRSEGSSSSSFGRKVARSRSVGCGSRSFSGDFLERLSTGFGDCALRRVESHREPKPKAAGALGHLGGAHGDDEHDQHHRIKCAGFFGGGLGAAPPPSSSYWLSAPDGGTGSTGSGGSTRGNGTRSHRSWAWALASPMRALRPTSSSSSKSIMAAPTAA; translated from the coding sequence ATGGAGGAGAAAGCGGCTgacgcgacggcggcggcggaggcagtAGTGGCGGTGGCGGATCAGGATGGCACGGTGTACTGCAGCGAGCACCCCTACCCTCCCGGCGCGACGGCGGCCGCCGGGGCGGGCGCCGGCGGCATCTGCGCCTTCTGCCTGCAGGAGAAGCTCGGCATGCTGGTGTCCTCGTCCAAGTCCAGCCCtttccacccgccgccgccgccggcctccgcgtcggcctcctcgacgccgccgccatccaacCGCGCCTCCTCGGaggcgccgctgccgctctaccccccggcggcggcctcgCGCAAGGTGATGCCCGCGCAGGGCGCGGGCGCTGGGCTCAAGCGGAGCAAGTCGGTCGCGCCGCGCCCGGAggagccgctgccgccgcccgccccgtccGCGATCACCGCGGACAGCCCGCGCAAGAAGAGCTTCTGGTCCTTCCTCCACCTGTCCTCGTCGTCCGGGAGCCACAAGAGCGCGTCCTCGGCCGCCTCCTCggccaacggcggcggcggcggcgccgcggtgGCGAGGAGGAACTCCGTGTCCGTGGCGTCGGCGTCGTCGGCGGCGCTCGGGGCCCGGCTGGAGGCGATCGTGGAGCCCGAGAgcccgggccgccggagcgaggggtcctcgtcgtcgtcgttcgGGCGGAAGGTGGCGCGGTCGCGCtccgtgggctgcggcagccgCAGCTTCTCGGGGGACTTCCTGGAGCGCCTCTCCACCGGCTTCGGCGACTGCGCGCTCCGGCGCGTCGAGTCCCACCGCGAGCCCAAGCCCAAGGCCGCGGGCGCGCTGGGCCACCTGGGCGGCGCGCACGGCGACGACGAGCACGACCAGCACCACCGCATCAAGTGCGCGGGCTTCTttggcggcggcctgggcgccgcgccgcctccgtcgTCCTCCTACTGGCTCTCCGCGCCCGACGGCGGGACCGGCAGCACGGGCAGCGGCGGGAGCACGAGGGGCAACGGAACGCGGAGCCACCGGAGCTGGGCGTGGGCGCTGGCGAGCCCCATGAGGGCGCTGAGGCCGACCAGCTCCTCATCCAGCAAGAGCATCATGGCCGCGCCGACAGCCGCGTAG